The following proteins are co-located in the Rippkaea orientalis PCC 8801 genome:
- a CDS encoding serine/threonine-protein kinase — protein sequence MDSWLKPRDTINHRYRILRSLGQGKLGRTYLAKDSHRFDELCLLQEFAPQVNDPGALKKTEELFQRKAKVLYTLNHPQIPRFHELFMVEENHTRGLFLVQDYITGTSYRELLNHRLSRGSCFSEAEVIQFLLQLLPVLQYLHDQNIIHRDITPDNIIYRSSDGLPVLIDFGSVKQLSVIANNFFKQSQPFSGQITQIGQIGYAPQEQITMGLVSAHSDLYGLAATALVLLTGQEPFSLIDPHTSNWNWPEQISVSLALTDILRKMLAKNPQERYNCAQDVLEALTLSPVQSSSVQVAETVATQPTIKVVSGSKNPNISPASYDEAMITLPLSDPDTNMALTTSSRKNSLSGCLGKLIFISLLILGSGIVGWLAGKAWITQVLQNNEGSNSQVFTDQPTQNNPSQISDAELDRKNELRRRRQDLGLDYSFFVSLVDELFWNKYPEQKGRSLSSTSEDQPWREKWDEIATNLLNFLESLSREAVEQMGSYSEDQLEIWKQKVNNLNLSSRALYDLVDARFFTVFPEWENQSFMGEPLGQLWNGIVADTLTALQSGSNYEKLIFMTGEGNTIDREATLQPGEGKAYVVEMNAEQSLEVELSGNQDLLLSIYSPTGNNNLLEDSTQHQWSGTLPETGYYELTVVSKANQPVNYKLKIRLTENNN from the coding sequence ATGGATTCTTGGCTCAAACCTAGAGACACCATTAACCATCGCTATCGTATCCTACGTTCTCTCGGACAGGGAAAATTAGGACGTACCTATTTAGCGAAAGATAGCCATCGTTTTGATGAACTTTGTCTACTACAAGAATTTGCTCCTCAAGTTAATGATCCGGGTGCTTTGAAGAAAACCGAAGAATTGTTTCAACGCAAAGCGAAGGTTCTTTATACCCTTAATCATCCGCAAATTCCTCGATTTCATGAATTGTTTATGGTTGAGGAAAATCACACAAGAGGATTATTTTTAGTTCAAGATTATATCACTGGAACCTCTTACCGAGAGCTATTAAATCATCGTTTAAGTCGAGGGTCTTGCTTTAGTGAAGCAGAAGTTATTCAATTCCTGTTACAGTTATTACCTGTTCTCCAATATCTTCACGATCAAAACATTATTCATCGGGATATTACACCAGATAATATTATCTATCGCAGTTCCGATGGGCTGCCAGTATTAATTGATTTTGGCAGTGTTAAACAACTGTCTGTCATTGCTAATAACTTTTTTAAGCAATCTCAACCGTTTTCTGGTCAAATCACTCAAATTGGCCAAATTGGTTATGCTCCCCAGGAACAGATTACGATGGGACTCGTCAGTGCCCATAGTGATTTGTATGGGTTAGCAGCCACCGCTTTAGTTTTACTAACAGGTCAAGAACCCTTCTCCTTGATTGATCCTCACACTTCAAATTGGAATTGGCCTGAGCAAATTTCTGTCAGTTTAGCCTTAACTGATATTCTCAGGAAAATGTTGGCAAAAAACCCCCAAGAGCGTTACAATTGCGCCCAAGATGTTCTCGAAGCTCTGACGCTTTCTCCTGTTCAATCTTCTTCTGTTCAAGTTGCTGAAACGGTTGCTACTCAACCAACCATAAAGGTTGTTTCTGGTAGTAAAAACCCTAACATTTCCCCGGCTTCTTATGATGAAGCAATGATTACTCTCCCTTTATCTGATCCTGATACCAATATGGCATTAACGACCAGTTCTCGTAAAAATTCTCTTAGCGGATGTTTAGGTAAACTAATTTTTATTTCTCTCTTAATTTTAGGGTCAGGGATAGTAGGATGGTTGGCAGGAAAAGCCTGGATAACGCAGGTTTTACAAAATAATGAAGGTAGTAATTCTCAGGTTTTTACTGATCAGCCAACTCAGAATAATCCTTCTCAAATCAGTGATGCAGAGTTAGACCGTAAAAATGAATTGCGTCGTCGCCGTCAAGATTTAGGTCTAGATTATTCTTTTTTTGTTAGTTTGGTTGATGAGCTTTTTTGGAATAAATATCCTGAACAAAAAGGTCGTTCTTTGAGTAGTACGTCTGAGGATCAACCTTGGCGAGAAAAATGGGATGAAATTGCTACTAATTTGCTTAATTTTTTAGAATCTTTAAGTCGAGAAGCCGTTGAACAGATGGGAAGTTATAGCGAAGATCAGCTAGAGATTTGGAAGCAAAAAGTTAATAACTTAAATTTAAGTAGTAGGGCTCTTTATGATTTAGTTGATGCTCGCTTTTTTACCGTTTTTCCTGAATGGGAAAATCAATCTTTTATGGGGGAACCTCTTGGTCAACTTTGGAATGGAATTGTTGCAGATACTTTAACCGCTTTACAATCCGGTTCTAATTATGAAAAGCTGATTTTTATGACAGGGGAAGGGAATACAATAGACCGCGAAGCAACCCTACAACCAGGAGAAGGAAAAGCCTATGTTGTGGAAATGAATGCTGAGCAATCTTTAGAGGTTGAACTATCAGGAAATCAAGACCTATTGCTGTCAATTTATTCTCCAACAGGAAATAATAATTTACTCGAAGATTCGACACAACATCAATGGTCGGGAACACTTCCTGAGACGGGTTATTATGAGTTGACAGTGGTTTCTAAGGCGAATCAACCCGTTAATTATAAACTAAAAATTAGACTAACTGAGAACAACAATTAA
- a CDS encoding DUF2237 family protein has product MTDPKNVLGTALTLCCTSPLTGYYRDGYCRTGGQDYGAHVVCAQVTSEFLEFTRSRGNDLTTPMPQFNFPGLKPGDRWCLCAARWQEALDAGVAPPVILESTHARALEVVNFEQLKEYALKIGD; this is encoded by the coding sequence ATGACAGATCCTAAAAATGTCCTAGGGACAGCATTAACCCTATGTTGTACTTCTCCCCTAACGGGATATTATCGTGATGGCTATTGTCGCACGGGAGGACAAGATTATGGCGCGCACGTCGTCTGTGCTCAAGTTACCTCGGAATTTCTTGAGTTTACGCGATCGCGGGGTAATGATTTGACTACCCCTATGCCTCAGTTTAATTTTCCAGGGTTAAAACCAGGCGATCGCTGGTGTTTATGTGCGGCTCGTTGGCAAGAAGCACTTGATGCAGGGGTTGCTCCTCCTGTAATCCTAGAATCAACCCATGCGCGAGCTCTCGAAGTTGTCAACTTTGAACAACTCAAAGAATATGCTTTGAAAATAGGGGATTAG
- the ilvN gene encoding acetolactate synthase small subunit — protein MKHTLSVLVEDEAGVLTRIAGLFARRGFNIESLAVGPAETVGVSRITMVVPGDDDTIEQLTKQLYKLINVLKVNDITQTPCVERELMLIKVNASAANRAEVIELVQVFRARIVDISEETVTVEVVGDPGKMVAIVQMLNKFGIREVARTGKIALVRESRVNTEYLKSLEAKL, from the coding sequence ATGAAGCATACACTCTCTGTTTTAGTTGAAGATGAAGCCGGAGTTTTAACCCGAATTGCCGGATTATTTGCCCGTCGTGGTTTTAATATTGAAAGTTTAGCCGTAGGCCCGGCTGAGACAGTGGGAGTCTCTCGCATTACCATGGTGGTTCCGGGGGATGATGATACGATTGAACAGTTGACCAAACAACTCTACAAACTAATCAATGTGCTTAAGGTAAATGATATTACTCAAACGCCTTGTGTAGAACGGGAATTGATGCTAATCAAAGTCAATGCGTCAGCCGCCAACCGTGCTGAAGTCATCGAATTAGTTCAGGTTTTCCGAGCAAGAATTGTTGATATTTCTGAAGAAACGGTTACTGTCGAAGTCGTCGGTGATCCGGGTAAAATGGTAGCCATTGTTCAAATGTTAAATAAGTTTGGCATTCGAGAGGTGGCTCGTACGGGAAAAATTGCCCTAGTCCGCGAATCGAGAGTCAATACCGAATATCTCAAATCCCTTGAAGCTAAGCTTTAG
- a CDS encoding Uma2 family endonuclease: MVASPVTFPIRTLNLSPGSHILIEQVSWDHYEALLEELGEDRRIPRVNYCQGTLELMSPLPAHERPHRIIAYIVTAILDAQNRDWEDFGSTTFKKPKKAGLEPDTCFYIENARQVRSLLRMDMKINPPPDLAIESDVTSKTTMDAYEVIGVPEVWIYDNNRLKIYLLQQEGYGETTNSLIFPDINVVEIIPKLVEQAFEQGTSQMLRELRLSLTKDS; the protein is encoded by the coding sequence ATGGTTGCTTCTCCTGTCACATTCCCCATCAGAACCCTCAATTTATCGCCTGGCAGTCATATACTGATTGAACAGGTTAGCTGGGACCACTATGAAGCGTTGCTAGAGGAATTGGGAGAAGATCGTCGTATTCCTCGTGTTAATTACTGTCAGGGAACCCTAGAACTCATGTCCCCTTTACCTGCCCATGAACGTCCCCATCGTATCATCGCCTATATTGTGACAGCGATTTTAGATGCCCAAAATAGGGATTGGGAGGATTTTGGGTCAACCACCTTTAAGAAACCCAAAAAAGCAGGACTAGAACCCGATACCTGTTTTTATATTGAGAATGCACGACAAGTTCGTAGCCTTCTTCGGATGGATATGAAAATCAATCCACCACCCGATTTAGCGATAGAATCTGATGTTACCTCAAAGACGACGATGGACGCATACGAAGTGATTGGAGTCCCAGAGGTTTGGATTTATGACAATAATCGCCTGAAAATTTATCTTTTACAACAAGAAGGCTATGGGGAAACAACAAACAGCCTCATTTTTCCTGATATCAACGTCGTGGAAATCATCCCGAAACTCGTAGAACAAGCCTTTGAGCAAGGAACAAGTCAAATGCTGCGCGAACTTCGTCTTTCACTGACTAAAGATAGTTAA
- a CDS encoding SPFH domain-containing protein has translation MNPQLELNLIRKFSLKQPQTTYLEVASTEVQTPYLAQIPANSNFGWLIPAGIISGSIITVVIVTYLMFAKFYRVCNTNEAFVISGPTRDKQVITRSTLFFPGFETITIVSLNQVTVSVVRGHTVEKPLRTKDFLKAVFNGSLQVRVNPDQDSIRNAAMLLGTGKKGEKEILVGEEEIKKRVNDILEGHLRDAASQANLGELQGSVETVTNHLKSKVEPDLARYGLQLLNIAITNIDELNHYNPDNYLDIQAVVTRESIVQQNKKELEKVQEETKTEIALLKLQETQKQLAAERELRQKQLENTLQIEQMTAANERQVLEVRETERATQELIKVRKEQEIQEGMIISEQELQERQIQQKEALESAEIAKGIAINQKNQELANAEKHLIESQKEVALAATDKETAIKTAEEERQKAIARIKAEQNKDTALIAQKGELEQQKLKAENEKVMALQLAEAIKIKAAAELDKSLKEAEGEKAKISAQNTLSIKALTVQLAEEHLEKLIIVLPQIMAALAPQPGILGNNPIILAGTQDGENGDPTKLLLATSGLTILTKILQNPAVMNWGQQLMKGLDSEAPLDQNGVIKFLQDNPEILHQLTNSKAE, from the coding sequence ATGAATCCTCAATTAGAACTCAATTTAATCCGAAAATTCTCGCTTAAACAACCCCAAACCACTTATCTTGAAGTTGCTTCGACTGAAGTTCAAACCCCCTATTTAGCGCAAATTCCAGCAAATAGTAACTTTGGATGGCTCATACCGGCCGGAATCATTAGCGGTAGTATCATAACAGTGGTTATCGTCACTTACTTGATGTTTGCGAAATTTTATCGCGTTTGTAACACCAACGAAGCCTTTGTCATTTCTGGACCAACCCGCGATAAACAAGTTATTACCCGTTCTACCCTATTTTTCCCAGGATTTGAAACCATTACCATTGTTTCACTCAATCAGGTGACGGTTTCCGTTGTCAGGGGTCATACTGTGGAAAAACCTCTACGGACAAAAGACTTTTTAAAAGCTGTTTTTAATGGTAGTTTACAAGTACGAGTTAACCCAGATCAAGACAGTATTCGTAATGCAGCTATGCTATTAGGAACTGGCAAAAAAGGAGAAAAAGAAATCTTAGTCGGGGAAGAAGAAATCAAAAAGCGAGTGAATGATATTCTTGAAGGACATTTGCGAGATGCTGCTTCCCAAGCGAATTTAGGAGAATTACAAGGGAGTGTTGAAACTGTTACCAATCATCTAAAATCAAAAGTCGAACCAGATTTAGCCCGTTACGGTCTACAATTACTGAATATTGCCATTACCAATATTGATGAATTAAATCACTACAACCCTGATAACTATCTTGATATTCAGGCGGTGGTAACGCGAGAATCCATTGTTCAACAGAACAAAAAAGAACTCGAAAAAGTCCAAGAAGAAACTAAAACTGAAATTGCTTTACTCAAATTACAAGAAACCCAAAAACAATTAGCAGCCGAACGGGAATTAAGGCAAAAACAGTTAGAAAATACCCTACAAATTGAACAAATGACCGCCGCTAATGAACGGCAAGTCTTAGAAGTTCGAGAGACAGAAAGAGCAACGCAAGAATTAATTAAAGTGAGAAAAGAACAGGAAATTCAAGAGGGAATGATCATCTCTGAACAGGAATTACAAGAGCGACAAATTCAACAAAAAGAAGCTTTGGAGTCAGCAGAAATTGCTAAAGGAATTGCCATTAATCAAAAAAATCAAGAATTAGCCAATGCTGAAAAGCATCTAATTGAATCGCAAAAAGAAGTTGCTCTCGCTGCTACTGATAAAGAAACAGCCATTAAAACCGCCGAAGAAGAACGACAAAAAGCCATTGCTCGTATTAAAGCAGAACAAAACAAAGACACAGCTTTAATTGCTCAAAAAGGGGAATTAGAACAACAAAAATTGAAAGCCGAAAACGAAAAAGTTATGGCTTTACAATTAGCTGAAGCTATTAAAATTAAAGCCGCCGCCGAATTGGATAAATCCCTCAAAGAAGCCGAAGGAGAAAAAGCAAAAATTTCGGCTCAAAATACCCTATCAATTAAAGCCTTAACGGTACAATTAGCCGAGGAACATCTCGAAAAATTGATTATCGTCTTACCCCAAATTATGGCTGCCCTTGCTCCGCAACCCGGAATATTAGGGAATAATCCGATTATTTTAGCCGGAACTCAAGACGGAGAGAACGGTGATCCCACTAAACTTTTATTAGCCACCAGTGGACTAACAATCTTAACTAAAATCTTACAAAATCCTGCCGTGATGAATTGGGGTCAACAGTTGATGAAAGGCTTAGATTCAGAAGCCCCTTTAGATCAAAATGGAGTGATCAAATTTTTGCAAGACAACCCGGAAATTCTACATCAATTAACCAATTCTAAAGCAGAGTAA
- a CDS encoding CHAT domain-containing protein: MVLSLFLTTYPWLSVIASSPPLNSINQSQRLEQAKQWYQQGQLNLAIETWREIAIYYEEQEDQLNQAHILTYLALAYSQLGAWTEAEESINDSLTLLQETIKTKTEVCLPILAEALNVQGTLFLAKGDALSALSSWEKATNTYEQVRDESGIFRTKINQSMALKALGSYSRACEKLVEVFSNNSLTCKPLNLKKINDLFSSSLESLSSIKIAGWSSLGEVLKEMAELDSSQFIFETLLEKSPATEQQASLLVNLAKTLQLQGNIEEAQEKLIRAIALSKNSQTQVKAQLIQLQLLINQKQWNQIEALVSNLVNQISQLPLNQTKIDAQLTLAQRLMEIKSPSWQEIDQLLLEAQKNSETIGYIRGQAFSLGNQGELYEQLALSKVCYLNNNNLSRYRQQTPLNCHQVYQFTDIKQLEAIPSQLWKKASQFTEQALKHSQALQAPEMTYLWQWQLGRILAESGQTGAIEAYLAAIETLETITNQLGTNREFQFSFQEKVEPLYRQLLSLLLPRNNQDSVPQEQLVEARQQIEALQAAELNNFFRDVCVQSEPVAIEDIDPQAAVIYPLILRDRLVVLLSLPKQPLQAYVVPIEQEELEKILRDFRYNIVIRSQREFFINAEQLYDWLIRPFNQRLQQSSIKTLIFVADGVFRNVPLAALYDGQQYLIENYGVSLTPGLTLLSPESLQQKGLNTLFAGLTAETPKDGFIPLFYVQQELQAVKSQVPSLSLLNEQFTLSNLQDNLQDNFFPILHFATHGQFSSQFEETFLLAWNSRINILQLERLLKESAPTQRAAIELLILSACETATGDRRAALGLAGFAVRAGARSTLATLWSVNDQGTALLMEQLYNQLAQQKISKAEALRQAQLVLLKDRWYRHPFYWSPYILVGNWL; this comes from the coding sequence TTGGTTTTAAGTCTATTTTTAACGACCTATCCCTGGTTGTCAGTGATTGCGTCTAGTCCTCCTCTTAACTCAATTAATCAAAGTCAACGACTAGAACAAGCAAAACAATGGTATCAACAGGGTCAACTCAACTTAGCCATTGAAACTTGGCGAGAAATAGCGATTTATTATGAAGAACAAGAAGATCAACTCAACCAAGCGCATATATTAACCTATTTAGCGTTAGCTTATTCTCAATTAGGAGCCTGGACAGAGGCTGAAGAATCGATTAATGATAGTTTAACTTTATTACAAGAAACGATTAAAACTAAGACAGAAGTTTGTTTACCAATTTTAGCAGAAGCCTTAAATGTCCAAGGAACATTATTTTTAGCTAAAGGGGATGCTTTATCAGCTTTATCAAGTTGGGAAAAAGCGACAAATACCTATGAGCAAGTCAGAGATGAATCAGGAATTTTTCGTACTAAAATTAATCAAAGTATGGCATTAAAAGCATTAGGAAGCTATTCGAGAGCTTGCGAAAAGTTAGTAGAAGTTTTTAGCAATAATTCATTAACTTGTAAACCTCTTAATCTTAAAAAAATAAATGATTTATTCTCAAGTTCTCTAGAGTCTTTATCGAGTATTAAAATAGCTGGTTGGAGTAGTTTAGGAGAAGTGTTAAAAGAAATGGCTGAACTGGACAGTTCTCAATTCATTTTTGAAACACTCTTGGAAAAGTCACCAGCAACAGAACAGCAAGCCAGCTTATTAGTTAATTTAGCAAAAACCCTACAATTACAGGGAAATATTGAAGAAGCTCAAGAAAAATTAATAAGAGCGATCGCACTTTCTAAAAATTCTCAAACCCAAGTCAAAGCGCAACTGATACAACTTCAATTATTGATCAATCAAAAACAATGGAATCAAATTGAAGCTTTGGTTAGCAATTTAGTCAATCAAATCTCTCAATTACCCCTCAATCAAACTAAAATTGATGCTCAACTAACGTTAGCGCAACGCTTAATGGAAATTAAATCACCATCGTGGCAAGAAATTGACCAATTATTGCTTGAAGCTCAGAAAAATTCGGAAACTATTGGATATATCAGAGGACAAGCCTTTAGTCTCGGTAATCAAGGAGAACTTTATGAACAATTAGCACTTAGTAAAGTGTGCTATCTTAACAACAACAATCTTAGTCGCTACAGACAACAAACCCCCCTAAATTGTCATCAAGTTTATCAATTTACAGATATCAAACAGTTAGAAGCGATACCAAGTCAACTGTGGAAAAAAGCGTCTCAATTTACCGAACAAGCCCTCAAACATTCTCAAGCCCTACAAGCCCCAGAAATGACCTATTTATGGCAATGGCAACTGGGGAGAATTTTAGCTGAATCGGGGCAAACAGGGGCAATAGAAGCCTATTTAGCAGCTATTGAGACCCTTGAAACAATTACCAATCAGTTAGGAACCAATCGGGAATTTCAATTTTCCTTTCAAGAAAAAGTAGAACCCTTGTATCGTCAATTGTTGAGTCTTTTGTTACCCCGCAATAATCAAGACTCGGTTCCTCAAGAACAATTAGTAGAAGCGCGTCAGCAAATTGAGGCCTTACAAGCAGCAGAATTGAATAATTTCTTTAGGGATGTTTGTGTGCAAAGTGAACCTGTGGCGATTGAAGACATTGATCCCCAAGCGGCTGTGATTTATCCCTTAATTTTACGCGATCGCTTAGTGGTTCTTCTGAGTCTTCCCAAACAACCCCTACAAGCGTATGTGGTTCCGATAGAACAAGAAGAGTTAGAAAAAATCCTTCGGGACTTTCGCTACAATATCGTCATTCGCAGCCAACGGGAGTTTTTTATCAATGCAGAACAACTCTATGATTGGCTTATCCGTCCTTTTAACCAACGATTACAGCAATCTAGCATTAAAACTCTGATTTTTGTTGCTGATGGCGTTTTTAGAAATGTTCCTCTAGCAGCTTTATACGATGGTCAACAATATCTCATCGAAAACTATGGCGTATCTTTAACCCCTGGATTAACTTTATTGTCTCCTGAATCCTTACAACAAAAGGGGTTAAATACTCTGTTTGCTGGATTAACGGCTGAAACGCCCAAAGACGGCTTTATTCCCCTATTTTACGTTCAACAAGAGTTACAGGCTGTTAAGTCCCAAGTCCCTAGTCTGTCTTTACTTAATGAGCAATTTACCTTAAGCAATTTACAAGATAATCTCCAGGATAATTTCTTTCCGATTCTTCATTTTGCCACCCATGGTCAGTTTAGTTCGCAATTTGAAGAGACGTTTCTACTAGCCTGGAACAGTCGCATTAATATTTTACAATTGGAACGACTATTAAAAGAAAGCGCACCCACTCAAAGAGCAGCCATTGAATTATTAATTCTGAGTGCTTGTGAAACCGCTACAGGCGATCGCCGTGCTGCTTTAGGATTAGCCGGGTTTGCGGTTCGTGCTGGTGCCAGGAGTACTTTAGCGACGCTTTGGTCTGTTAATGACCAAGGGACAGCACTATTAATGGAACAGCTTTATAATCAATTAGCTCAACAAAAAATCTCTAAAGCTGAAGCTCTACGACAAGCACAATTAGTCTTATTAAAAGACCGTTGGTATCGACATCCTTTTTACTGGTCGCCTTATATTTTAGTGGGAAATTGGCTTTAA
- a CDS encoding molybdopterin oxidoreductase family protein produces MTNSAKTLCPYCGVGCGLEVLPPAQPGKPTNRDSQGTPIWQVRGDRSHPSSQGKVCVKGATVSESLDKNRLKYPMMRDSLDESFRRVSWDEALEAIVHRIQTVLQTQGPDGLSMYGSGQFQTEDYYIAQKLFKGFLGTNNFDANSRLCMSSAVAGYTQSFGSDGPPCCYEDLELTDCAFLIGTNTAECHPIVFNRLRQHHKQNRKVKMVVVDPRRTKTAEVADLHLAIKPGTDIDLFNGIAHLLMRWGTIDTYFIDECTQNFPAYAEVISHYPPELVARNCEIRLDDLETAAKYWAKSERVLSLWSMGMNQSSEGTAKVRTLINLHLMTRNIGKPGAGPFSLTGQPNAMGGREAGGLANILPGYRVITNPQHCAEMEQFWGRPPGSIRPQRGLTGVEMMRALETGDIGFLWIAATNPAVSMPDVKRTQEALRRSPFTVYQDAYYPTETSEYAHILLPAAQWSEKTGVMTNSERVVTLCPEFRDPPGEARPDWAVLAEVGRRLGFVEAFRFNSSAEVFAEFVQCTEGRPCDYSGLSHDRLRQQGPLQWPYPYQWPSPEGEEEKEQNRTNKRLYTDLRFNTPDGRARFAAYHSKGLAEPPDTDYPFILTTGRLYGHWHTQTRTGHIPKIRKMHPTPFIEIHPRDAARFKIEENSLVEVRSRRGVARFPAMITEAIAPGTVFVPMHWGALWADDAEANALTHPIACPSSLQPELKACAVQLEKVTIPTGSLHGEPSELDLKRNQALTRK; encoded by the coding sequence ATGACTAACTCTGCCAAAACTCTCTGTCCCTATTGTGGTGTCGGTTGCGGACTGGAAGTGTTACCTCCAGCCCAACCAGGTAAACCCACCAACCGAGATAGTCAGGGAACCCCCATCTGGCAAGTCAGAGGCGATCGCAGTCATCCGTCTAGTCAGGGTAAGGTCTGTGTTAAAGGGGCAACCGTTAGCGAATCCTTGGACAAAAACCGTCTAAAATACCCAATGATGCGCGATTCCCTTGATGAATCTTTCCGTCGTGTCAGTTGGGATGAAGCCTTAGAAGCCATTGTCCATCGTATTCAAACCGTACTCCAGACCCAAGGTCCAGATGGTCTGTCTATGTACGGCTCTGGGCAATTTCAAACCGAAGATTACTATATCGCGCAAAAACTCTTTAAAGGGTTCCTTGGAACCAATAATTTTGACGCTAATTCCCGTCTGTGTATGTCCTCAGCAGTGGCGGGTTATACCCAAAGTTTCGGCAGCGATGGCCCCCCATGTTGCTATGAAGATTTAGAATTAACCGATTGCGCTTTTCTCATCGGAACCAACACCGCCGAATGTCACCCCATTGTCTTTAACCGTTTGCGGCAACACCACAAACAGAACCGCAAGGTTAAAATGGTAGTCGTTGATCCCCGTCGTACTAAAACTGCCGAAGTGGCTGACCTACACTTGGCCATTAAACCAGGAACCGACATTGACTTATTCAATGGAATTGCCCATCTCTTAATGCGATGGGGGACAATTGATACCTACTTTATTGATGAGTGTACGCAAAACTTCCCGGCCTACGCGGAGGTGATTAGTCATTATCCCCCCGAATTGGTTGCCCGTAACTGCGAAATTCGTCTCGATGACTTGGAAACAGCCGCTAAATATTGGGCTAAGTCTGAACGGGTACTTTCTTTGTGGTCCATGGGAATGAATCAATCCTCAGAAGGAACCGCCAAGGTACGCACTCTAATTAACCTCCATTTGATGACCCGCAATATCGGCAAACCTGGGGCGGGTCCGTTTTCCTTAACGGGACAACCTAACGCTATGGGAGGACGAGAAGCCGGGGGATTAGCCAATATTCTCCCCGGATATCGGGTGATTACCAACCCCCAACACTGCGCCGAAATGGAGCAATTTTGGGGACGACCCCCCGGCAGTATTCGACCCCAACGAGGTTTAACGGGGGTAGAGATGATGCGGGCGTTAGAAACGGGCGATATTGGCTTTTTATGGATTGCTGCGACCAATCCTGCCGTCAGTATGCCCGATGTTAAGCGTACGCAGGAGGCATTAAGGCGATCGCCCTTTACGGTTTATCAGGATGCCTACTATCCCACAGAAACCTCCGAATATGCCCATATTCTGCTTCCAGCAGCGCAATGGAGCGAAAAAACTGGGGTAATGACCAATTCTGAGCGCGTTGTTACGTTGTGTCCTGAATTTCGAGATCCCCCAGGAGAAGCTAGGCCAGATTGGGCAGTTTTAGCGGAAGTAGGACGACGGTTAGGCTTTGTTGAGGCCTTTCGCTTTAATAGTTCCGCCGAGGTGTTTGCCGAATTTGTCCAATGTACCGAAGGCCGCCCCTGTGATTATTCGGGGTTAAGCCATGATCGCCTGCGTCAGCAAGGTCCGTTGCAATGGCCTTATCCCTATCAATGGCCATCTCCAGAAGGGGAAGAAGAAAAAGAACAAAATCGCACTAATAAACGACTTTACACCGATTTACGGTTTAATACCCCCGATGGACGAGCAAGATTTGCCGCTTATCATTCTAAAGGACTGGCAGAACCCCCTGATACCGATTATCCTTTTATCTTAACCACGGGGAGGTTGTATGGCCATTGGCATACCCAAACACGCACCGGACACATCCCGAAAATTCGTAAGATGCACCCTACCCCGTTTATTGAAATTCACCCCCGCGATGCAGCTAGATTCAAGATTGAGGAGAATAGTTTAGTAGAAGTGCGATCGCGTCGAGGAGTAGCGCGGTTTCCAGCGATGATAACAGAAGCGATCGCCCCCGGAACGGTTTTTGTCCCGATGCACTGGGGCGCACTTTGGGCGGATGATGCAGAAGCTAATGCCCTAACTCATCCTATTGCTTGTCCGAGTTCCTTACAACCCGAATTGAAAGCCTGTGCGGTACAACTCGAAAAGGTGACTATTCCCACAGGGTCGCTTCATGGGGAACCGTCGGAACTTGACTTGAAGAGAAATCAAGCATTGACCCGTAAATAA
- a CDS encoding Uma2 family endonuclease — protein sequence MTAVILNLDTVNLSDEQFYRLCQVNQDWKLERTAKGELIVMPPVGGISGNREADFIIDLGLWNRQTGLGKVFSSSTIFRLPNGGDRSPDAAWISLPRWQALSREEQEKFPPICPDFVIELRSRTDLVEDIQGKIQEYLNSGLQLGWLINPQQQQVEIYRLLQPVEIKELPTELSGEEVLPGFSLSLSRFD from the coding sequence ATGACAGCAGTAATCTTAAACTTAGATACCGTTAACCTCAGTGACGAACAATTTTACCGTCTTTGTCAAGTTAACCAAGATTGGAAACTAGAACGAACCGCAAAAGGAGAATTAATTGTTATGCCACCCGTTGGGGGAATTAGTGGTAATAGGGAAGCAGATTTCATCATTGATTTAGGACTCTGGAACCGTCAAACTGGACTCGGAAAAGTGTTTAGTTCTTCGACGATTTTCCGTTTACCCAATGGAGGCGATCGTTCTCCTGATGCTGCTTGGATTAGTTTACCCCGTTGGCAAGCACTTAGTCGAGAAGAACAAGAAAAATTTCCGCCGATTTGTCCTGATTTTGTCATTGAATTGCGTTCTCGTACTGATTTAGTGGAAGATATTCAAGGGAAAATACAAGAATATCTTAATAGTGGTTTACAGTTAGGTTGGTTGATTAATCCTCAACAACAACAGGTAGAAATTTATCGACTATTACAACCCGTAGAAATTAAGGAATTACCGACAGAGTTAAGTGGAGAAGAAGTGTTACCGGGGTTTAGTTTATCTTTGTCCCGTTTTGATTAA